Proteins found in one Desulfurobacterium indicum genomic segment:
- a CDS encoding GGDEF domain-containing protein: MVNIKKKLIRDIAIMSVISGIAAPIIIHRFFLQGYPIDPLEFTTSLISNFILGWFIYYVIVRGNLKEYFDNVTEIFKKIRRVLEGSKAHSLEEIKQLKIEAEEDDFIYDVSKEINHFIENLYMSEILDNYQREVGKLFATLATPEVLAKSFYNFLLEKFDMVAMAAYMKDSEGIISKIACFNFRECNITDFIEACFNFKDLKLINVTDVKIDLLDETNVKELLIVPLRSIDVKGVLILAKPCKFSGFELKFLRRIRDLMSLGLTNARNYKRLQEESYLDPLTKLYNRRFGMKRLQELISLAARESKPLVVGMMDIDDFKKINDTYGHLAGDYVLRTLSSIVKKHVRDIDLVVRYGGEEILVVLFNTDKISGEKVFERIRKNIEQHPFEFEGNSIKVTVSIGFYPIPPEELTETAREKYKEFIEKADEALYKAKKLGKNRVVCYSRQKIEKNS; this comes from the coding sequence GTGGTTAACATAAAGAAAAAGCTTATCAGAGACATAGCAATAATGTCCGTAATTTCCGGTATTGCTGCTCCAATAATAATACACCGTTTTTTCCTGCAAGGTTATCCTATAGATCCTCTTGAATTTACCACATCTTTAATATCAAACTTCATATTAGGCTGGTTTATATATTATGTAATAGTTAGAGGAAATTTAAAAGAGTATTTTGATAACGTTACGGAAATTTTTAAAAAAATAAGAAGAGTATTGGAAGGTTCTAAAGCCCACTCCCTTGAAGAGATTAAACAATTAAAGATAGAAGCAGAAGAAGATGACTTTATATATGACGTATCAAAGGAGATAAACCACTTTATAGAAAACCTCTACATGAGTGAAATCCTCGATAACTACCAGAGAGAAGTTGGAAAACTATTTGCGACTCTGGCAACTCCAGAAGTTTTAGCAAAGTCTTTTTACAACTTTCTCCTTGAAAAATTCGACATGGTGGCAATGGCAGCTTATATGAAAGACTCCGAAGGCATAATTTCGAAAATAGCATGTTTTAATTTCAGAGAATGTAATATAACAGATTTTATAGAAGCATGTTTTAACTTTAAGGACTTAAAATTAATAAATGTAACAGACGTAAAAATTGATCTCCTTGACGAAACAAATGTTAAGGAACTCTTAATAGTTCCACTGAGATCAATAGATGTAAAAGGCGTTTTAATACTTGCAAAACCATGTAAATTTTCAGGTTTCGAGTTGAAATTCCTTAGAAGAATCAGAGATTTAATGTCCTTAGGGCTTACAAACGCAAGGAACTACAAGCGTCTTCAGGAAGAGTCATACCTTGACCCTCTAACCAAGCTCTACAACCGTAGATTTGGAATGAAAAGACTCCAGGAATTAATCTCTCTGGCGGCAAGAGAAAGTAAACCGCTAGTTGTTGGAATGATGGATATTGATGATTTTAAGAAAATAAACGACACGTATGGACATCTTGCCGGCGATTACGTGTTAAGAACATTATCATCAATCGTGAAAAAACACGTTAGAGATATAGACCTTGTTGTCCGTTACGGAGGAGAGGAAATACTTGTAGTGCTATTTAATACCGATAAAATTAGTGGAGAAAAGGTATTTGAAAGAATCCGAAAGAACATAGAGCAACATCCGTTTGAATTTGAAGGAAATTCTATAAAAGTAACTGTAAGTATAGGATTCTACCCAATCCCTCCGGAGGAACTTACAGAAACTGCAAGAGAAAAATACAAAGAATTCATTGAAAAAGCAGATGAAGCACTTTATAAAGCAAAGAAACTTGGTAAAAACCGAGTTGTATGCTATTCAAGACAGAAAATTGAAAAGAATTCATAA
- the flgM gene encoding flagellar biosynthesis anti-sigma factor FlgM, with protein sequence MKIEGFQNNIAGIEPQQLRKQLRKRARNGQTEEVTLQESAVSVNESADVEKAVKEQVQLQTIDEQRVQKIKEAIASGNYPVNIHKISESILKEFLGS encoded by the coding sequence ATGAAAATAGAAGGTTTTCAAAATAATATAGCTGGTATTGAACCTCAACAGTTAAGGAAGCAGCTCAGAAAAAGAGCTAGGAACGGCCAAACAGAAGAGGTAACGTTGCAAGAATCTGCCGTATCCGTAAATGAAAGTGCAGATGTCGAGAAAGCTGTTAAAGAGCAAGTTCAACTCCAGACAATCGATGAACAAAGAGTCCAGAAAATAAAAGAAGCTATTGCTTCTGGAAATTATCCCGTGAATATACATAAAATTTCTGAATCTATTTTGAAGGAATTCCTTGGCTCATAA
- a CDS encoding secondary thiamine-phosphate synthase enzyme YjbQ, translated as MIYEIALKTARRSQFIDITREVQGIVSRSGVENGICVVYVPHTTAGITINENADPSVRKDIITYLEKHVPWKEAYFEHIEGNSAAHIKSSLMGCNTTVIVKDGRLLLGQWQAIYFCEFDGPRQRRVFVKVISE; from the coding sequence ATGATCTATGAAATAGCCCTTAAAACAGCAAGACGTTCACAATTTATCGACATTACAAGGGAAGTTCAGGGTATCGTATCAAGGAGCGGAGTTGAGAACGGAATATGCGTAGTCTATGTACCTCACACAACCGCAGGCATCACCATAAACGAAAATGCCGACCCTTCTGTCAGAAAGGACATTATCACATACCTTGAAAAACATGTTCCCTGGAAGGAAGCCTATTTCGAACACATAGAGGGAAACTCTGCAGCCCACATCAAATCATCACTTATGGGATGTAACACAACTGTTATAGTAAAAGATGGCAGGCTTTTGTTGGGGCAATGGCAGGCTATCTATTTCTGCGAGTTTGACGGTCCGAGACAGAGAAGAGTTTTCGTTAAAGTTATTTCGGAATAA